The following proteins are co-located in the Vigna angularis cultivar LongXiaoDou No.4 chromosome 2, ASM1680809v1, whole genome shotgun sequence genome:
- the LOC128195303 gene encoding uncharacterized protein LOC128195303 — MTLPLGGVLHMLEGESSLSCIDKLYKSISELSPDRYLRSQRVKEELVNAKCAPQFAINGQILPIGEVSLPKYCFNTLRDGLVATSTTPSLKICDPKSCIGDSCSGKGFPKGPSTFMVTDDLVVTPMSSISAVSYLNRSQVPFSDLEERVISVGVKEGLAILKASLTSTSALTQSLAKLTCDCETTVAENATRSGDQDHTVSLKVLVDKEKNKVVFTEAGKDFLDVLLSFLTLPLVTIARLVAKESNVADLLKFSLISRTPTTDLILRKKQYLGSVMYMVTDHLVMTPMSSINVVSYLKTLNVPRFDLEERVTTIGSKEGLGLSKASLTSTFALTERLKHLIRPIPSCLKLYTGF; from the exons ATGACTTTACCTTTGGGTGGAGTGTTGCATATGTTGGAAGGAGAATCTTCTTTGAGCTGCATAGATAAATTATACAAGAGCATTTCTGAACTGAGTCCTGATAGATATTTAAGGTCACAGAGAGTCAAAGAGGAACTAGTTAATGCTAAATGTGCCCCTCAATTCGCCATCAATGGCCAGATATTACCAATTGGAGAGGTATCCTTGCCTAAGTATTGTTTCAATACTTTAAGGGATGGCCTTGTTGCTACTTCAACTACGCCTTCATTGAAGATTTGTGATCCAAAGTCCTGTATTGGGGATTCATGCAGTGGTAAAGGATTTCCCAAAGGACCATCAACGTTCATGGTGACAGATGACTTGGTTGTGACTCCGATGTCATCCATTTCTGCGGTTTCTTATCTAAATAGGTCACAAGTTCCTTTCTCAGACTTGGAGGAAAGGGTCATTAGCGTTGGTGTGAAGGAG GGATTGGCCATACTAAAAGCTTCCTTAACCTCAACATCTGCTTTGACACAA AGTTTGGCAAAGCTGACCTGCGATTGTGAAACCACAGTAGCTGAAAATGCAACTCGATCCGGAGATCAAGATCACACAGTTTCCCTCAAAGTTCTGGTAGacaaagagaaaaacaaagttgTGTTTACTGAGGCAGGAAAAGATTTTCTGGATGTTCTACTGAGTTTTTTAACATTGCCTTTGGTGACTATTGCTAGACTCGTGGCTAAGGAGTCCAAT GTAGCTGACTTGCTCAAGTTTTCATTGATCTCAAGGACCCCTACGACAGATTTAATCCTAAGAAAGAAGCAATATCTTG GATCAGTGATGTACATGGTGACAGATCACTTGGTTATGACTCCAATGTCCTCCATTAATGTTGTTTCATATCTAAAAACACTAAATGTACCACGTTTTGACTTGGAGGAAAGGGTCACTACAATTGGTTCGAAGGAG GGTCTTGGGCTATCGAAAGCTTCATTGACCTCAACATTTGCTTTGACAGAACGTCTTAAACACTTGATAAGACCCATTCCATCTTGTTTGAAGCTGTATACAGGATTCTAA